From the genome of Deinococcus arcticus:
CGAGGCTTGGGTCGCAGCGCGTGAACGTGCTGGGGCCACACTCAGTTGGCAGTTTTCAACCCAAGTCGCCCGTCGAACCCTCCAACCCCACTACGAAGCCATTCGTATTAATTGAACGCTGCACTAGCCCTCCCCTGCCTGGGTGGCCTGCCACGCCTCATAGGAGACGCGCTCCAGCGAGAAGGTGTCGCGTGTGCGGGCGTACATGCCCCGGCCCCCCAGTCGCCCCACCAGATCCAGCGCGGCGGTGTCCACATGCTGCCGCGCCTCATCCTGAACCGCGTCTGTACGCAACACCACGCCCAGAACCTCACCCAGGATGATGCGGGTGCGGCCAATGGTCAGGGTCTGCACCTCGCGGCATTCCAGCGCCGCCGGGGCCGCCGCCACGCGCGGCGTGGGCACCTGCACGCCCGGTTCCAGGGGAATGCCCAGCGCGCCAGGCTCGCTGTGGCCGTGGGGAAAGTCGGTGGCGGTGGCGTTCATCAGGGGCGCGAGGTCAAAGCTCACCAGATTGACGGTAAAGGCCCCGCCCGGCCCGATGTTGCGGGCGGTGTCCTTGGGGCTCCCGTCGGCGCGGTCCCCGGGGGCAAAGGCCACCACGGGCGGGTCCGAGCCCATCAGGCCAAAAAAGGAGTAGGGCGCCAGATTCACGTGCCCGCCCTCGCCCAGGGTGCAGACCCAGGCAATGGGACGCGGCACCACCACCCCAGTCAGCAGCTTGTAGCGCGCGCCGGGGGGCAGCGCGGTCAGATCGAAATGGGTGACGGGCGACATGGCCTCAGCCTACCGGGGAGCGCTAGCATGGCCCGCGTGAGCCCGCCTGATGCCCTGTCCTACCGCGAGGCGTACGCCCGGCTGTCGCGCATTGCGGCCGAACTGGAGGGCGGCGAGGCCGACCTGGACCGCGTGCTGCCGCTGCTGGAAGAGGCGCGCGCCGCCTACGCCGGCTGCCGCGAGCGCATTGAGGCGGTGCGCGCGGTGCTGGCCGGGCACTGGGGCGACGCAGATGAGGATGGCCCGAACACTGATGGTCCAGACGACGAGGACCCGGACGAGACCGCAGACGACGAGGATGACGCCTGACCCGCCCTGGCAGGCGCGTATCCTGGGCCGCATGAGTGATGCCGCCCGCCCCGAGCGCGCTGCCCAGGCCCAGGCCCCCGCGCCGGCCACCGAGCCCCCCGCACCCGGTGTGAACCCCAGGGTGTACCGCTTTGTGGTGGACGTGACCTACCTGCCGGTGCTCCTGAGCGGCATGCACCTGGAGGTCCACGGGCGCGAGCATGTGCCGCCCCCGGGCAGCCCCCTGGTGGTGGCGGCCAACCACGTGAGCGCCCTGGACCCCTTTCTGGTGGCGCGGGCCCTGCCGCCGGGGCGCTTCCTGCAGTTCATGGCCAAAAAGGAACTGTTCGTGCCGGGCATTGGGGACATCATCCGGGCCGGGGGGTCGTTTCCGGTGGACCGCAGCGGCACCGATCTGGGCGCCGTGCGCACCGCCCTGCGGGTGCTCAAGGCGGGCGGCACCGTGGGCATCTTTCCGCAGGGCACGCGCGGCGGCGCCGAGATGCAGGGCGGCGTGGCCCTCATTGCTGCCAAGGGCCGCGCGCCCATTCTGCCCGCCGGGATCAGCCGCCGGGGCCGGGCCTGGGTCATTCAGTTTGGCGAGCCCATCTCGCCGCGCGGCGGCATCAGGGCCGTCACCGGCGAACTGGCCGAGGTGCTGACCCGCCTGTCCGGGTCCCCGGGCACGCCACTGCCGGGCGGGCGCTATACTGCCCCCTGACGGCTGCGGGGGGAAATCCGGTGAGAGTCCGGTTCTGTCGCGCAACGGTAAGCCCCGCACAGCTCTTCCTGGCCAGGGGACAAGACCGAACACCTCCGCCGTTCATGCCCCTGTGCGGGGCGTGTGGCCTGACCTCTCGCGGAAAGGGGGCATGGCCGTGACCGACGGGGCCTGACCACGCCCCGCACGCGGCCTCTGCTTGATCCCCCCTCCGCCCCCCAACTGGGGCGGCGTTTTTGTGGCGCCGAGACAGAGGGGCAGGCAAGGAGAACGCCCATGAACCGTACCCTGACCCTGACCACTGCCCTGTGCGCCGCCCTGTCGGTAACCGCAGGTGCGACCACCTACCCCCTGACCCTGACCGACGACCTGGGCCGCAAGGTGACCCTGAAGGCCGAGCCCCGGCGCATTGTGAGCATGCTGCCCAGCACCAGCGAGACGCTGTGTGCCCTGGGCGTGTGTGACCGCCTGGTGGGGGTGGACGATTACAGCGATTACCCCGCTTACGTCACCACACTGCCCAAGATGGGCGGGCTGTACAACCCCAACGTGGAAGCCATCGTGGCCCGCAAGCCCGACCTCGTGCTGGTGAGCAAGTACGGCAAGCTGGAAGGGCCCCTGACCCAGGCCGGCATCACGGTGCTGGCAGTCAACCCCGAAACCTACGACGAGGTGTTCAGCAAGACCCTGATCCTGGGCAAGATCGTCAACCGCGAGGCCCAGGCGAAGGCGCTGGTAACATCCATGAAGCGCGAGATTGCTAAGGTCGAGATTCTGACCAAGACGGCCGTGAAAAAGCCCACCGCCTACTACGAGATCGACCCCACGCCGTACTCGATTGGCCCCAATTCCTTCATGGGCACGCTGCTCACCAAGGCGGGCGCGCGCAACATCATTCCGGCTTCCATGGGCGACTTTCCCAAGGTGGACCCCGAATTTATCGTGAAGCAGAACCCGCAGCTGATTCTGGGCGTGGACGCGGGAACCGTGGCTGCACGCCCCGGCTGGAACACCATCACGGCCCTGAAAACCGGCAAGGTGATGGACATACCCCAGGAACTGAACACCCTGCTGGGCCGCCCCGGGCCCCGCCTGCCCCAGGCCCTGCGCGGGCTGGCCAAGCTTATTCACCCTGAACTCTTCAAGTAAGGCCGTGGCCCCCGCTGCGCCCCGGCCCCAGCTGGCCCTGCCGCTTCAGGTGGCGGGGCTGGCTCTGCTGCTGCTGGCCGCCGTGGTGCTGGGCACGGGCCTGGGCAGCGTGACCGTGCCGCCTGCCGAGGTGCTGGGCGCGCTGTGGCGGGGCCTGGCGGGTCAGGAACTGGCGGGCAACGACGTGATCGTGTGGCAGATCCGGCTGCCGCGCGTGGTGATGGGGCTGCTGGTGGGCGCGGGGCTGGGGGTGTGCGGCGGGGCCTTTCAGGGCGTGTTTCGCAACCCACTGGCCGACCCCTACCTGCTGGGCGTGGCCAGTGGCGGCGCGCTGGGCGCCACCGCCATGATCGTGGGCGGCGGGCCCCGCCCCCTGATTCCGGCAGCGGCGCTGCTGGGCGCCCTGGCCGCCGTGAGCGTCACGCTGCTGCTGGCGCGCGAGGGCCGCCGCCTGCCGCCCACCCGGCTGGTGCTGGCGGGCGTGGTGGTGGGCAGCGTGCTCAGCGCCCTGTCCACAGCGCTGCTGCTGCGCGGCGAGGACCGCGCGCGCGAGGTGCTGGCCTACACCCTGGGTGACCTGGGCTTCAGTGGCTGGCGCGAGGTGGCGGCCGTGCTGCCGTACGTGTTTGTGGGCGCGGGCGCACTGCTGCTGCTGGCCCGCGCGCTGGACACCCTGCAACTGGGCGAGCTGACTGCCCGCAGCCTGGGGGTCCCGGTGGAGCGGCTGCGCTTGCTGGTGATCGGGGCCGCCAGTGTCGCCACGGCGGGGGCGGTGGCCTACGTGGGGATCATCGGGTTCGTGGGGCTGCTGGTGCCGCACGTGGTGCGGCTGGCGTTTGGGGCGGGGCACCGCACGCTGCTGCCCCTGTCGGCGCTGCTGGGCGGTACCCTGGTGGTGCTGGCCGACCTGCTGGCGCGCACCACGCCGCTGTCGCAGGTGGGCATTGTCACCACGCTGCTGGGCGGGCCCTTTTTCCTGTGGCTGCTGAGGCGCACCCGTGACTGAGGCCGCTGTGCACCCGGGGCCGGGCCTGGAAACCCTGGACCTGCACGTGCAAGCCGGGACGTTTCCGGCGGTGCGGGGGGTGAGCGTGCAGTTTCCGGCGGGCGCGCTCTCGGCTGTCATTGGCCCCAACGGCGCGGGCAAAAGCACCCTGCTGCGCGCCTGCCTGGGCCTGTCGCGCCCCGAACGCGGCGAGGTGCGGCTGCTGGGCCGGGCGCTGGGGGCCTGGAGCCGCGCGCAGCGCTCCCGGCTGCTGGCCTACCTGGCCCAGGGAGAAGAGTTGCCCCTGGGGACCACCGTGCGCGACGTGGTGGCCCTGGGGCGCGGCGCGGGCACGTGGCGCTTTGGCCTGCTGCCCCGTGACCCCTGGCGCCCGGAAGATGAGGCGGCGGTGGAGGGGGCCCTGGCGCGCACCGACACCGCCCGCTTTGCCGCTCGGCGCCTGGGCGAACTGTCGGGCGGCGAGCGGCAGCGGGTGGCGCTGGCCCGCGCGCTGGCGGCGCAGCCGCGCTTTCTGCTGCTGGACGAACCCACCAACCACCTGGACCTGGCCTACGCGCTGGAGGTCATGCGCTACCTGCGCTGTGAGGTGGCGGGCGGCCTGGGGGCTGTGGCCGTGCTGCATGACCTGAATCTGGCCGCGCGGGCCGACCATCTGGTGCTGCTGGCCCAGGGGCAGGTGCTGGCCAGTGGCCCGCCCGGGGCGGTGCTGACCCCCGAACACCTGCACGCGGCTTACGGCGTGTGGACCCGGGTGCTGCGCGACCATGACCGCCTGATCGTGATTCCCGAGGAGGGCCTGTAGATGACCCCCAAATTCTTTGCCACCCGCGCCCACCTGCTGGTCTGCCAGGGGCCCAACTGTCAGGCGCGCGGCTCGGGGCTGCTGCAGCGCGCCCTGTGGAACCACCTGGAACAGAGCGCCCTGGCCTATTACAAGAAGGGCGGCAGCCTGCGCCTGACCGAGAGTGGCTGTCTGGGTGCGTGCTCGTATGGCCCCGCCCTGTGCGTGTACCGCGCGCAGCCGGGCGGGAACGGCGCACTGGAGCAGGCGTGGTACGCCGCCGTGGACTTTCCCCTGGCCCGCCGCATTGCCCAGGCCGCCCACGAGGAAGGCCCGCTGCCCGGGGACCACCGCTACGGCCC
Proteins encoded in this window:
- a CDS encoding flavin reductase family protein: MSPVTHFDLTALPPGARYKLLTGVVVPRPIAWVCTLGEGGHVNLAPYSFFGLMGSDPPVVAFAPGDRADGSPKDTARNIGPGGAFTVNLVSFDLAPLMNATATDFPHGHSEPGALGIPLEPGVQVPTPRVAAAPAALECREVQTLTIGRTRIILGEVLGVVLRTDAVQDEARQHVDTAALDLVGRLGGRGMYARTRDTFSLERVSYEAWQATQAGEG
- the xseB gene encoding exodeoxyribonuclease VII small subunit, with the translated sequence MARVSPPDALSYREAYARLSRIAAELEGGEADLDRVLPLLEEARAAYAGCRERIEAVRAVLAGHWGDADEDGPNTDGPDDEDPDETADDEDDA
- a CDS encoding lysophospholipid acyltransferase family protein; this encodes MSDAARPERAAQAQAPAPATEPPAPGVNPRVYRFVVDVTYLPVLLSGMHLEVHGREHVPPPGSPLVVAANHVSALDPFLVARALPPGRFLQFMAKKELFVPGIGDIIRAGGSFPVDRSGTDLGAVRTALRVLKAGGTVGIFPQGTRGGAEMQGGVALIAAKGRAPILPAGISRRGRAWVIQFGEPISPRGGIRAVTGELAEVLTRLSGSPGTPLPGGRYTAP
- a CDS encoding ABC transporter substrate-binding protein produces the protein MNRTLTLTTALCAALSVTAGATTYPLTLTDDLGRKVTLKAEPRRIVSMLPSTSETLCALGVCDRLVGVDDYSDYPAYVTTLPKMGGLYNPNVEAIVARKPDLVLVSKYGKLEGPLTQAGITVLAVNPETYDEVFSKTLILGKIVNREAQAKALVTSMKREIAKVEILTKTAVKKPTAYYEIDPTPYSIGPNSFMGTLLTKAGARNIIPASMGDFPKVDPEFIVKQNPQLILGVDAGTVAARPGWNTITALKTGKVMDIPQELNTLLGRPGPRLPQALRGLAKLIHPELFK
- a CDS encoding FecCD family ABC transporter permease yields the protein MAPAAPRPQLALPLQVAGLALLLLAAVVLGTGLGSVTVPPAEVLGALWRGLAGQELAGNDVIVWQIRLPRVVMGLLVGAGLGVCGGAFQGVFRNPLADPYLLGVASGGALGATAMIVGGGPRPLIPAAALLGALAAVSVTLLLAREGRRLPPTRLVLAGVVVGSVLSALSTALLLRGEDRAREVLAYTLGDLGFSGWREVAAVLPYVFVGAGALLLLARALDTLQLGELTARSLGVPVERLRLLVIGAASVATAGAVAYVGIIGFVGLLVPHVVRLAFGAGHRTLLPLSALLGGTLVVLADLLARTTPLSQVGIVTTLLGGPFFLWLLRRTRD
- a CDS encoding ABC transporter ATP-binding protein codes for the protein MTEAAVHPGPGLETLDLHVQAGTFPAVRGVSVQFPAGALSAVIGPNGAGKSTLLRACLGLSRPERGEVRLLGRALGAWSRAQRSRLLAYLAQGEELPLGTTVRDVVALGRGAGTWRFGLLPRDPWRPEDEAAVEGALARTDTARFAARRLGELSGGERQRVALARALAAQPRFLLLDEPTNHLDLAYALEVMRYLRCEVAGGLGAVAVLHDLNLAARADHLVLLAQGQVLASGPPGAVLTPEHLHAAYGVWTRVLRDHDRLIVIPEEGL
- a CDS encoding (2Fe-2S) ferredoxin domain-containing protein, which translates into the protein MTPKFFATRAHLLVCQGPNCQARGSGLLQRALWNHLEQSALAYYKKGGSLRLTESGCLGACSYGPALCVYRAQPGGNGALEQAWYAAVDFPLARRIAQAAHEEGPLPGDHRYGPHEG